In Actinoplanes derwentensis, the following proteins share a genomic window:
- a CDS encoding CBS domain-containing protein: MRISDILRVKGEQVVTVTPETSTERLLGVLAEYRIGAAVVSRDGSVVDGIVSERDVVRALAQRGAGVLAEPVSAIATTRVRTVTPEAQLEDVERLMTQGRFRHVPVVVDGALCGVVSIGDVVKNRIGELETERSTLTEYITGDRA, translated from the coding sequence ATGCGGATCAGCGACATTCTCCGGGTCAAGGGGGAGCAGGTGGTGACCGTGACGCCGGAGACCAGTACCGAACGGCTGCTGGGAGTGCTTGCCGAGTATCGGATCGGGGCGGCGGTGGTTTCCCGGGACGGTTCCGTGGTGGACGGGATCGTCAGTGAGCGGGACGTCGTGCGGGCCCTGGCTCAGCGGGGGGCCGGCGTGCTGGCGGAACCCGTCAGTGCCATCGCCACCACCAGAGTGCGGACCGTGACACCGGAAGCGCAGCTCGAGGATGTGGAGAGGTTGATGACTCAGGGGCGGTTCCGGCATGTGCCGGTGGTGGTGGACGGGGCATTGTGCGGTGTCGTGAGCATTGGCGACGTCGTCAAGAACCGGATCGGGGAGTTGGAGACCGAACGCAGCACGCTCACCGAATACATCACCGGCGACCGGGCCTGA